A window of the Brassica napus cultivar Da-Ae chromosome A2, Da-Ae, whole genome shotgun sequence genome harbors these coding sequences:
- the LOC125580924 gene encoding transcription factor MYB86-like, translated as MRRHSCCYKQKLRKGLWSPEEDEKLLNYITRHGHGCWSSVPKLAGLQRCGKSCRLRWINYLRPDLKRGAFSQDEESLIIELHAALGNRWSQIATRLPGRTDNEIKNFWNSCLKKKLKIKGIDPTTHKPLVSDLQTLNVIDQKLTSSTTSEVSKSTSLIINNHDQSMVISSQPGPCWFPEIKTTANQNVAFCFSSSTTTPTVLDQMSSNFNPVPNNWELSYCKNTVPSQRNSIYNAFFGNHYTEASQIMNNNNNHVMDPHYHEDMKSWPSEILHYTEHNQSSETGLKAEVKPDIAKYYLGSSSSLNESAARLLHNAEVDLYGTNLQKLNNMAFHQSL; from the exons atGAGAAGACATTCCTGTTGTTATAAGCAAAAGCTTAGAAAAGGACTTTGGTCTcctgaagaagatgagaaacTTCTCAATTACATAACTAGACATGGTCATGGCTGTTGGAGTTCTGTCCCCAAACTCGCAG GTTTACAGAGATGTGGAAAGAGTTGTAGGCTTAGGTGGATAAATTATTTGAGACCAGACTTAAAGAGGGGAGCATTCTCTCAAGATGAAGAGAGCTTGATTATTGAGCTCCATGCTGCGTTAGGGAACAG ATGGTCTCAGATTGCAACTAGGTTACCAGGAAGAACAGACAACGAGATCAAAAACTTTTGGAACTCATGTCTTAAAAAGAAGCTGAAAATAAAAGGCATTGACCCAACAACACATAAACCCTTAGTAAGCGACCTTCAAACTCTTAACGTCATAGATCAGAAGCTGACGTCATCAACTACTTCAGAAGTATCAAAGTCAACGAGTTTGATAATAAACAACCATGATCAGTCGATGGTCATCTCATCACAACCAGGTCCGTGTTGGTTCCCGGAGATCAAGACGACGGCTAATCAAAACGTTGCGTTTTGCTTCAGTTCAAGTACTACTACACCAACAGTTTTAGACCAGATGAGTTCAAATTTCAACCCTGTTCCAAACAATTGGGAGCTCAGCTACTGCAAAAACACAGTTCCATCTCAGAGAAACAGTATTTATAATGCTTTCTTTGGTAATCATTACACAGAAGCTAGTCAAAtcatgaataataataataatcatgtAATGGATCCTCATTATCATGAAGACATGAAGTCATGGCCATCAGAGATTCTTCATTACACAGAACATAACCAAagttcagaaactggtttaaaAGCAGAAGTGAAGCCAGACATTGCCAAGTACTACTTGGGATCATCGTCATCACTAAACGAAAGCGCCGCGAGATTACTGCATAATGCTGAGGTTGATTTGTACGGTACAAACCTTCAGAAGCTTAATAACATGGCGTTTCATCAGAGCCTTTAG